CTTTCATTAAACCCATATTAATACGATGGAAGGGTTTTGGTCACTTTTTCGCTCTTGGTTCCGTCCGCATCGGGGTATTTCTCAACAGAAATTACCCCTCTACTTAGGTTTTTTTGAGTTGGTTTATAATACCAGAAAACGAGATAAAGCTTTATTGAAAACTCTGTTGACTTAACTCCCTCGAAGCCTTATTGAGCCAAGATTAATTGGTTTTTGCCTTTACTTCACCAATTAAAGGCGGGTTGATAGAACCATTAACGCCGTAAACAGCAAATTTATAACACTCCTTGTTTTTTAAACCTGAGATGGTTATGTAGTCTAATTTTGCAGGCGAACTATAATCTCTAGTTAATGGATTTTGTGGATACTTAGATGTAGTTTTGCATTTGTTTGCTAAATCCCAGGATTCTTTAAAGCAAACTTTTACCCTTATGAATGACTCTCCTGGAGAAGACCACTCTAATCCAACTTGGCTACTTGACGTACCTGTTACTGATACAGATCCTATACCTCTATCATTGCCTGTACACTTCGGACGAGGCCAAGCATATGCCGTAGATGTAGTAAGTACTACAGCACAGATTGCAATTGCCCCTACACGAACTTTTTGATGAATACTTGTTGACAGGTTATTCATAACCAATTACGCCCTCATTAAGCTTTACACTAACTACTCGTCAGCACAAGCAGAAATTTATGCCTGGTGTTACAAAAGTTCATATTTTATATGCTGGAAGGAATTTTCGTATTGGATTGCCCATTTAGCTCAATAGCTGTTTCAGGGAGGTGGAACACACATAGAGTTCTTGGTAGGATGCCGACAGCAGATAGAACCTGAGTCTGAGATGATCAACCTTGCTACCCTGAGCGACGATGC
This genomic interval from Microcoleus sp. FACHB-831 contains the following:
- a CDS encoding fibronectin type III domain-containing protein — its product is MNNLSTSIHQKVRVGAIAICAVVLTTSTAYAWPRPKCTGNDRGIGSVSVTGTSSSQVGLEWSSPGESFIRVKVCFKESWDLANKCKTTSKYPQNPLTRDYSSPAKLDYITISGLKNKECYKFAVYGVNGSINPPLIGEVKAKTN